A stretch of DNA from Vulpes lagopus strain Blue_001 chromosome 12, ASM1834538v1, whole genome shotgun sequence:
TGGTGGTGCTGGCCTCTGAGGGAATGGCTTCTTTGCTGGCCCAGCACGTTCTCTGCTTGGGGTTCACCTCACTGAGGCTCTCAGGTGCACTCTTGCCCATACCTCCAGCTGTGACACCTACTGCTACTCCCCTCTCTGGTCCTTAATtggatcctctctctcctcacattccctccccaccttctctaCATTGTAGACCCTGCTAGAATTTCCTAAAGGGCTGATATTGATAACCTCAGGAAAGATAAAAGGGAAGCCATAGTTGCTGTGTTTATCTGTTGCTTCTCATCCAAGGCTGCTCACTGCACCCCCACCCTCATGCTCTGGCCCCTGTGGATATGTGACCTCTGGCAGTGCCTCAGTAACTTTCCTGGGGTTCCAGCCACTTTTGAAATTTTGAGGCTTAAAGCATCAGAAGTGTAAGTGAACTTAATAACTTTAAGGTGATAAAgctttaaatttgtttaaaaacagcCTAGTGCTTTAcatcttcatttctgattatTGTTGCTGCAGGGCAGTGAAAACAAAGCCTCTGGTAGGTTTTCTGCATGTTGATCAGAACTTTCTCCTTCCCATCTTACTGTCCTCTTTCTAAACAGCCTGTCACACGTTCTCTCATCCCTGTTGTTAGCCAGGCACCGCTCAGACTTGCTGAAATATTGCCTTTATAGGAGCCTCAGTGGTCCTGCTGCTTCCTTCTCAATGCCCTGCTGCCCGCATCATGCACAGCCTTTTATTCCAGGCTGTACACCCTTGTATAGAACTTCAGAGATGGAATGTGTTGTTACATGGCTAGCGCAGTGGCTGcatttttctggaaaaagttTTCATCACAGCCTCAGAGAGTTTCAAGACTCTAAAAAGGTCAGATCAGCACGTTACTAGAAACAGAACTTAAGAAGGGGTGTTTGCACCAAGGGTCCATGCTGTGAGGTAATAGAATTTTGGTATTTTTGGTATAAATTTTGGTATAAATTTGGCAGGTTTGGATGTGGACCTGTGAAAGATGGGCTTTCAGGTCCTGGCTTGCTGTTTATGAACCACACAGACTCAGACTAAACCACTAAATTATGTGGTCGCTTCTCTATCAAAAAATGTAGATAACAAAATCTTATCTTACAAACTAATATGCATGAAAAAAGTTATCAGTGATGGAGTTCTGTATTAGCTATATGATCATGAAGTAATTTAAGGAAAGTTTAAATCTGGCTGTTGGAGTAATTAATACCCTGCTTCCATGGGGTTGCATCTCTGCCTTGAGATTCACAGAGCAACCTGGGCCTTGCTCTTCCGCCATGGACTGGTTTCAGAGCCCTCCGTCACCCCATCCCATCCTGGCCACGATGGCAGACCTGGGTCTTTAAAGTACCTTTCACCTCACTGCCTGCTCTAAGAGCTTCTGCTGTGGGTGTTGACATGTCCCCAGGCACAGCTGctcaatttccctttcttctttttttgttttttttaaagattttatttattcatgagagagagagagagagaggcagagacacaggcagactccatgcagggagcctgacgtgggactcaatccccggtccccaggatcaggccctgggctaaaggcagcgctagaccactgagccacccaggctgcccaatttgcctttttctcattgaatttgttactcattcagtcaacaaataagCATTAAGCATTTGGTAAACGCCTGGAATTGCTTTAGTTACTGAAGGTACAACAGAGAACAAGACATAGTCTCTGCTTACATCCTGCGATGTCAggaacataaatgaataaataaaattactgataCAATGTGAGATGGTGAGGCGTGCTGTGAAGGAAACAAAGCAGGGTAAGAGAATAGTGACGGGATACAAAGGTGAGAACAGGAATagatggaggtgggggggctCTTGTAAGTCAGATGACTAGGAAAGCCCCCTTAGAGAAGGTGACATTGGAGCTGAGGTCTGAAAGACTAGAATGAGCCAGCCGTGTAAGCGTCTGGGAGAGAAGTGATCTGGGACACAGCATGTGCTAAAGCTCTGAGTTGTGGATGAGCTTGACTTGAAACCCCTAGGACTcagtaagcagagggagagtgagtggcAGGGAACACAGCATGCGGGACTTTAGAGGCCATGTAAGGTGTTCAGATTTTCTTCACATAGTAAGATAAGCCCTCagggctctgagcagggaggggacaATACTtgatatgtgttttaaaattgcATGTGAAGAATAAGACTTCCAAGGTTCAAGAGTAAGAGCCTGGAGATCAGTTAGGAGTCTGCTGCAGAGATTCCAGGGAGACGGGGTAGCAGGTAGAAGGATTCAGGACATGTGAGGTATTAAAACCAATAGGATGTGCTAGTGAATTGGATGTGAGGGGGATGACCGTAGCCTGAGCAGAATGCTGAGCAGACACTGGCTTGAAAGGGAGATTCAGTTCTGTTTGGGGCACATTTGAACTCCTTAGTCTCCTACAGGAGCCAGGTGGAGAGGAGAGGTGGGCTGAGGGAGGACAATTCATGAGCACCAGTTTCCTGAATTGCTCCTTTCTCCCTCCACTGCTTTCCATCTTTTCTCCAATAGATGGTCAAATTGTAGAAGCTGTCAAAGCCACACATGATCAAATACTGTActacaggagatccctgggtggctcagcggtttagcacctgccttcagcctgggcataatcctggggtcccgggaccaagtcctgcatcgggctccctgcatggagcctgcttctcctctgtcttgtctctcatgaataaataaaatcttaaaaaaaaaaaaaaaaaacactgaactaCATGGAGATACCCTGAACCCAAAATGGGGACTCCTGTGCTTATGGTAGATTGAGCATTAATACACAAGTGCTCTGGAGGGAAACCTGCTGAATGGGAAACCATTTAAGAAGGTTCACAAGGAAAGAGCCTGAGATAATAACAAGCACTCATCTAACATTTGACTGTCCCTCAGGGTACCATTTCGGTCCCTTATGTGTTTTAACTCCTGTAATCCTCGCAGCAATTCTGTGAAAGCTACATGTGCAGGTAATAAATCTAAGAGATTAAAAATTTGCCCACaatcacatagctagtaagaGGTGGAGCCAAGGTTTAAACCCAAActatctgggacgcctgggtgactcagccattgagtgtctgccttcggctcagggtgtgatcctggtccttggatcgagttctgcattaggcttcttgcgaggagcctgcttctccctctgcctatgtgtctgcctctctgtatctctcatgagtaaataaaatctttaaaaaataaaaaacccaagcTATCTGGGTCAAGACTCCAtatagaaattcaaataaagGTCACCCAGAACTAACCTTGTTATTCTCTCCTCTGAgagaaaagatcattttaaagttttctcttaaaatgagGGTGATCCCAAAAAGGGCtaagaattattcttttaaaaaaaataccaattttctGATCATAAAAGCAATGTTATTTATTCTATGTAAAGTAACTTTTTTCTAGTGAAAAGATGTTAATTTGAGATTTGGAACAGGATAAAAACAAGGTCCCCTATCATCCCACCACATAGAGGTCCCTTCCATCTTCTTCATACAGTAAAATGCAGtgatacatttttgttttctaaagttttttttttttttttttacggaatctttacccccccccccccacgtgaggctcaaactcatgaccctgaggatcaAGGGTCACAAGCTCAAgtgactgagtcagccagaggCCCCATAATGAGAAGGCTCAGACCAGAGCTTGTGATACATTTTTCTAAAGTAGAAGTGTAAGTTTACAcgcttttttcatttagcagttatgtttttttttagttatgtttctttttatcactgcATATTCTTTGAAAGGTTTTTGTAACTTTCATTATAATACTGACAGTGGAGAacattagaaaatacagataagcattgaaggaaataaaaatgcccGATGCCACAATCCAGACAACATAGCTTGCATTCACACCATGTATCTTCGCAGTGTTTTCTCAATAAATACCTTTCTGCAGAAGGAACTATAGTGTACCCATTAGAAACATGACCTCTGATTGCTAAATAATAATATTGGCCATAGTGTGGTCGTTCCTTTACTAAACATTTAggtgtttgcttttctttgacaAACGATGCTGAGTACTTTTGTCAACACAGATTTGTGTAATTTCTCATTaattccttaggataaattcttaCAGGTGCAGTTCTCATGTTGGCATTTTAGATTCTTTAACACACGCAGCCAGATTGCTATCCAGAAAGGTTGTACAGGTACGTACGATCTTAAAATGCTGCACCCCTACCAGGACTCTAGAATTAACCAGTTTGGGGCTGATTTGATGGGTGAAAAAATTCATCTGGCTGGCATTGATCTGGCTGCATTGATCATGAGCTTTATAAAGTGAATTATTTAAACCTGCTAAGCTGATTGCTCAAAACCACACCAAGAATTTTGAGACTAAGAAGGCAAGTGGAAAATCCCCAGTACTTGCCAAAGCAGAGCAAAGGCAGAAATAAGGAAGGGAGCAGTGCATCTGAGGGCAATTAGGGTAAACTTCTGTATCCCTTGCAGCTTAGGAAGGGAGTAAACCATCCTAATGTATCTGAAGAGCCATCTTGGTCAGTATTTACAGTTTAGAACTGAAATGTGGGGCAGCTGTTCTGGGTGAAAGGGGTGGAGCATCAGACCTCCTCTGCACAAGAGCTTGGCCAAACTCCATCAGCCTTTTGTATTTCAGTAGTACCTTTCCTTCCACCAAAGGGGGaaaatgcttttctaaatatttttcagactGGAAGATTATGTCTGAATCACCATCTGAGCCTGACATTTCTGAAGACTCATCCCAAGACACAAATATAGAGCTGCCCCCTGGGGAGTCAGATCACAGGAACAGTGACCTGGGGAAGAGCTTCAACCTGAGACCAGTCCTTTCTCCACAACAGAGAGTTCCTACAGAAGTGAGACCCCAGAAGTGGGAAACACATACAGAGAGCTTCAAAAAGAATTCCCCTATAATTAAGCCCCACAGAGCCAAACCATATACATGTAGTGAATGTGGCAAAGCCTTCAGTTATTGTTCTTCCCTTTCTCAGCATCAGAAGAGTCACACTGGGGAGAAACCCTATGAGTGCAATGAATGTGGGAAGGCTTTCAGCCAGAGCTCATCTCTCATTCAGCACCAGAGgattcacactggagagaaaccttacaaatgtaACGAATGTGGAAGAGCCTTCAGCCAGAATGCAAACCTCACAAAACACCAGCGAACTCATACTGGAGAAAAGCCCTACAAATGTAGCGAGTGTGAGAAAGCCTTCAGTGACTGTTCAGCCCTTGTTCagcatcagagaattcacactggagaaaaaccctaTGAGTGCAGTGACTGCGGGAAGGCCTTCCGTCACAGCGCAAATCTTACAAACCACCAGAGGACCCACACGGGGGAAAAGCCGTACAAGTGCAGCgagtgtgggaaggccttcagtTACTGTGCCGCATTTATTCAGCATCAGAGAATCCACACCGGGGAGAAACCCTATAAGTGTGGTGcatgtgggaaggccttcagcCAGAGTGCAAACCTCACAAATCATCAGAGgactcacacaggagagaaaccctacaAATGCAGCGAGTGTGGAAAGGCCTTCAGCCAAAGCACTAATCTCATAATCCACCAGAAGACCCACACTGGGGAAAAGCCATATAAATGTAATGAGTGTGGGAAATTTTTCAGTGAGAGCTCAGCCCTTATTCGGCATCATATAatccacacaggagagaaaccctatgagtgCAATGAGTGTGGGAAGGCGTTTAACCAGAGCTCTTCCCTCAGTCAGCACCAGAGGATTCACACTGGTGTGAAGCCCTATGAATGTAGggagtgtgggaaggccttcaggTGTAGCTCCGCTTTCATTAGACACCAGAGACTCCATGCTGGGGAGTAGCCAGAAATAGGACCAAGATGGGTGGGGAATCTAGCAGGAAATGCAAGTAGTTTGAAAACATCTAGAGACCTCCTTGGACTTTTACAGTCTGTAACTCAGCCACATGCAGGAGTACCTTTAATAAATAGTCCTGATTTTACATGTTGTATGTGGAGTGGAAAATCTCAGGAGCTCTTCTCTCAGCTCTTCAGTAAGCATCAACAACCCAACTCAGATTATACTGGAAATTTACCTTTATTCAGTGACCCAAAGTGCTTTTTGTAGATCAAGCCCTGCAGAAACCATGGTTTATAAGGAGTAAGTGATCAAATGAGTGAAGGGCTTAGTTCCTTCTTAAAGACCAAGAATGAAGCCAACACACTGGACAGGAATGACATTTCTccctaatgtgtgtgtgtgtggtggtggtaaTTCAAATGAGGAAAGATTCCACATACTAGTCTCATCGGGGATAGGGGAGGGATATCCACTCTAATGCTCTATATAGGAAAATCTAGACCCTGCTAGGCCCAGTCTCTACTTTGTGAGATGTTTGAGTGTTCACTACTGTATAAAGAAAACGCCCAGGACTTGCTTCAGAAGCAcacatactaaaattggaatattagtgtg
This window harbors:
- the ZNF79 gene encoding zinc finger protein 79 isoform X1 encodes the protein MLEEGEPPSPDPALPQEETIEDEGMAASLTVGAQGTMPFGTMTAALTHHGWRPLIPAPRGTPRFKEGIPENVRNLVLLGLPVSQPGMNSQSEQREEGPWMLEGGGLRSTCPDWKIMSESPSEPDISEDSSQDTNIELPPGESDHRNSDLGKSFNLRPVLSPQQRVPTEVRPQKWETHTESFKKNSPIIKPHRAKPYTCSECGKAFSYCSSLSQHQKSHTGEKPYECNECGKAFSQSSSLIQHQRIHTGEKPYKCNECGRAFSQNANLTKHQRTHTGEKPYKCSECEKAFSDCSALVQHQRIHTGEKPYECSDCGKAFRHSANLTNHQRTHTGEKPYKCSECGKAFSYCAAFIQHQRIHTGEKPYKCGACGKAFSQSANLTNHQRTHTGEKPYKCSECGKAFSQSTNLIIHQKTHTGEKPYKCNECGKFFSESSALIRHHIIHTGEKPYECNECGKAFNQSSSLSQHQRIHTGVKPYECRECGKAFRCSSAFIRHQRLHAGE
- the ZNF79 gene encoding zinc finger protein 79 isoform X3, with the protein product MNSQSEQREEGPWMLEGGGLRSTCPDWKIMSESPSEPDISEDSSQDTNIELPPGESDHRNSDLGKSFNLRPVLSPQQRVPTEVRPQKWETHTESFKKNSPIIKPHRAKPYTCSECGKAFSYCSSLSQHQKSHTGEKPYECNECGKAFSQSSSLIQHQRIHTGEKPYKCNECGRAFSQNANLTKHQRTHTGEKPYKCSECEKAFSDCSALVQHQRIHTGEKPYECSDCGKAFRHSANLTNHQRTHTGEKPYKCSECGKAFSYCAAFIQHQRIHTGEKPYKCGACGKAFSQSANLTNHQRTHTGEKPYKCSECGKAFSQSTNLIIHQKTHTGEKPYKCNECGKFFSESSALIRHHIIHTGEKPYECNECGKAFNQSSSLSQHQRIHTGVKPYECRECGKAFRCSSAFIRHQRLHAGE
- the ZNF79 gene encoding zinc finger protein 79 isoform X2, with amino-acid sequence MWTKHEPPSPDPALPQEETIEDEGMAASLTVGAQGTMPFGTMTAALTHHGWRPLIPAPRGTPRFKEGIPENVRNLVLLGLPVSQPGMNSQSEQREEGPWMLEGGGLRSTCPDWKIMSESPSEPDISEDSSQDTNIELPPGESDHRNSDLGKSFNLRPVLSPQQRVPTEVRPQKWETHTESFKKNSPIIKPHRAKPYTCSECGKAFSYCSSLSQHQKSHTGEKPYECNECGKAFSQSSSLIQHQRIHTGEKPYKCNECGRAFSQNANLTKHQRTHTGEKPYKCSECEKAFSDCSALVQHQRIHTGEKPYECSDCGKAFRHSANLTNHQRTHTGEKPYKCSECGKAFSYCAAFIQHQRIHTGEKPYKCGACGKAFSQSANLTNHQRTHTGEKPYKCSECGKAFSQSTNLIIHQKTHTGEKPYKCNECGKFFSESSALIRHHIIHTGEKPYECNECGKAFNQSSSLSQHQRIHTGVKPYECRECGKAFRCSSAFIRHQRLHAGE
- the ZNF79 gene encoding zinc finger protein 79 isoform X4 → MSESPSEPDISEDSSQDTNIELPPGESDHRNSDLGKSFNLRPVLSPQQRVPTEVRPQKWETHTESFKKNSPIIKPHRAKPYTCSECGKAFSYCSSLSQHQKSHTGEKPYECNECGKAFSQSSSLIQHQRIHTGEKPYKCNECGRAFSQNANLTKHQRTHTGEKPYKCSECEKAFSDCSALVQHQRIHTGEKPYECSDCGKAFRHSANLTNHQRTHTGEKPYKCSECGKAFSYCAAFIQHQRIHTGEKPYKCGACGKAFSQSANLTNHQRTHTGEKPYKCSECGKAFSQSTNLIIHQKTHTGEKPYKCNECGKFFSESSALIRHHIIHTGEKPYECNECGKAFNQSSSLSQHQRIHTGVKPYECRECGKAFRCSSAFIRHQRLHAGE